From Aquila chrysaetos chrysaetos chromosome 3, bAquChr1.4, whole genome shotgun sequence, the proteins below share one genomic window:
- the XIRP1 gene encoding xin actin-binding repeat-containing protein 1 isoform X1, translating to MEKTEKLRPAQSFPFLCHYARSSPERRAVSLRKSVSVSELVARYQSILDCESSMSKQEHPKLMERRYLSQTNVSTMGKNHALFQNHPSDMCSSKSMEHLPIPNISGPTRNLKGILTSFDTPKATPQCKSLHFAPLKTPTPNGILRKKEPDARIMTTIEPLSTETKLHKDPSFPSSLQSIQKKAQWSPATIKWTESPAKEGKLFRERQAIISSAQDTADDSAAGRSYERTRSFLAISDDASHIPHQGRGRSSAPSVKELSALYLSQTAAAAAHAGSPAQPSTVKDNSTHFAHRQKKSKMSEAQQSSKVAIKKMEDDLPPPPALGSVQVIAPGSQDLNPLPVPPPKQAFSKFYQQRQVNELKRLYRHMHPELRKNLEEAVTEDLAEMLNTEDPNAQASVNLDKVLPGEVQSMRWIFENWALDSIGDHQATKKLAEEEIIPGGDVKSTSLKFESQSINGDNLSTSAKVSETDLARGDVHTARWLFETQPLDSLNKLYSDETEVQEAVLKEPVQGGDVKGARQLFEAQSLDAIGRCCSVEEKSILQLKSEIQELKGDVKKTVRLFQTEPLCAIRDKTGNIHEIKSVCREEIQSNAVRTARWLFETQPLDTINKDTSKVQIIRGISLEEIGRPDVSGARWIFETQPLDAIREITVEEQDFKASTDFVTGADVSKQRMLFETQTLDSLKGEASESVVAKEQVIGGDVKSTLWLFETQPMETLKDNFEVGRLKKVELSAEEKGDVKQRKHVFETCPLGSISKAFEEEIPATNMEEVVKGDVKSFKTLFETLPLDSIKQADAEPITKEEEKIPAGNVKANQILFETTPLYAIKDSFGNFHEVTSVSREQIISGDVKNYKWMFETRPLDQFDESTKKVDIIRGITKQEVVAGDVRTAKWLFETQPMDVIHHRAMQGEEHPSVKREISQRGDVKTCRWLFETQPIHTLYEKAEKKQEEDGGVPQADVKSYTWMFETQPLDSLKGQEEQYLQISKAYSQEELQGVDVKTVRHLFETEPLGSSVVGEADRKKNMRYSSRVEIQSGEVSRVKEFFEAKPLDTATKPTSQKDDGTIEAGSVHKFTWLFENYPMDTLKDSSEGIQEIPPEKDIKGGDVGGKRFVFETYSLDQIHDIVDETELQKIQKDTMSKANVKSCTMLFESQPLYAIQDKEGGYHEVTSVQKEEIMKGDVKGARWLFETKPLDQIKKEEEVFVIRAVTQEDIKKGDVQAARWRFETEPLDSFSGGKTSVPRTVDDVQKGDVQSNKQLFESQQVGQKKYVRMVSVSDVQRGDVRTSTWLFENQPVDSLYGDAERGSSISTVQREDSQKGDVKRCTWLFETQPMDTLKDPEAMTSVGAQEAIPRADVKSTTWLFESTPLDKLSASEGSTETELKERTMKETLETLCTCQAIQHDGILIEANDMESVKMVKYQLSSPGAPEILKEEIVGGHLQRIMLQLLHRTNVEAQSVLVEEDREGKIKVSPLQLLDQREAVKGKEDFSGNVAKALQGLLSQDASIKKGMVLQETKSGSVKMTLYSLLFHSVQQKVVKGDVKSTIGSLLASSQEQKTTATVKREDNEKGNVQLFASCIEKGDLDYLKNLQQESEIQSLISSQAEQGTDESAPQVVQGAKIHILPNKEQIEKVIAEPGAMEGAKKVFACESMGKEGALEREAVCAAGVTGTTVQCLGKPLPTVMGKEEILSGGLKVTTKSIQRVADVSKKAEKEEATTASLNEPKAMTQGKFPTQVTAQRGEVAGKQQSLVTGEASQMQPEEKALGSDLQAAMQSLRLATAEAKNIQHHVQSKLQRNREEVHTACRQQAASTQGTVTLQSTVRQQDSSSTTQESTSTAIRTTTTTRVQEASKTHTSVSQKSIASHKKVSASEEVQGGQLLSQESQVMPSRDFSIKDGLYTATPVKTYINPFVESDYKEQSVQEERDVIIRGDVQTAIRALQSAATEQRLVEKEDVVRGNLKATLQSLEKSNVNVSRGDFKAAMIYRNAGQSYSVCKKKNETPVVSNQTAVVASGSQADNDFPPPPSVAVMKAEHCPPSTKATREGALPLPTSKDEAPGCSAPLQTPLLALPSLSCKASDQSPAEKPRTPPKPEITAPPRKKPVPPPKPEHLLHEAHSASANNSTSRSTKPIPPPIPPKPSGLREISKPKLPPTELGLNCVEVREQSGHGEVQAKCCTSETSVNKPVTVQGTSPDRKLPKKTAKTPLQMAEERYKASKLGQGKVEPESAKTSKPIKNGVVSFEVEHGMMNGKAVAPRRCPGEVVQRHIELCQDENGCSSVSHPTCPGRAQTLHVSGQTEPSTPPVGHTTPPKRGDDIAQNASSKVERESVSNSYGSWDSQRVVQQVNERRQMCHSMSFHQQPMNSFEEQQQGSSGQCPDGRAETPAQEKPAVVMREKNKRETEDERRKRLSVHKEEIMKGNVKEAMEIFENLRRQEELQEILTRVREFEEETSKVDVKALKSFFEKVPDWVVRQKAHQAKQQDRAETLAKGDTDSVSSVDLVFGDLERASAEIIHLKEQTLARLLDIEEAIKKALYSVSSLKSESDIDGLSGLFKESLGNTQSSVSSSNIRKISIVSSKAKQEGITLETGEAASAEGTKVAEKTEVTKAELEVPHLIQSRVSSPSSPSYISIESAARKPAESPRTAHSPWDIPSPDCPDTAGKRDAFAKDSFSSFNHPSAGSTGHDMTPFEKRPEPVQTKVGLSSMKQHTLGNANHPISEKERCPLDTSKGSCHCGMKGGFSDYCSLNVPSPQNPRRQKSILELQTGPDGSKLYGATRTVMEQYEEMDQFGNKIITSSTTVTKQSETQTSSTCNVASHPQYEVSASPVFRRYLKSPGEDFHTNGSFQEPGVVFVTFGNSKPKK from the exons ATGGAAAAAACTGAGAAGCTGAGGCCAGCTcagtcctttccttttctgtgccaTTATGCAAGGAGCAGTCCAGAGCGCAGAGCAGTTTCTCTGAGAAAATCTGTGTCCGTCTCTGAACTGGTTGCCAG GTACCAGAGCATCCTGGACTGTGAAAGCAGCATGTCAAAGCAAGAACATCCCAAG CTCATGGAGAGAAGATATCTGTCACAGACTAATGTCAGTACAATGGGGAAAAACCATGCCTTATTTCAAAACCATCCCAGCGATATGTGCTCAAGCAAGTCCATGGAGCATCTTCCCATCCCTAACATCAGTGGCCCAACAAGGAATCTCAAAGGAATCCTGACCAGCTTTGACACTCCTAAAGCCACTCCACAGTGTAAGAGTTTACATTTTGCTCCACTGAAGACACCAACTCCCAATGGCAttttgaggaagaaggagcCTGATGCTAGAATCATGACAACAATCGAACCCCTGAGCACGGAGACCAAACTCCATAAAGAcccatccttcccttcctctcttcagAGCATCCAGAAGAAGGCACAGTGGAGTCCTGCCACCATCAAATGGACAGAGTCTCCTGCAAAG GAAGGGAAGCTGTTCCGTGAGAGGCAGGCGATCATCTCCTCGGCGCAGGATACAGCCGATGACTCAGCCGCGGGCAGAAGCT ATGAGAGGACGCGGTCATTTTTAGCCATATCAGACGACGCTAGCCACATACCTCACCAAGGACGAGGGAGGTCCTCTGCGCCCTCCGTGAAGGAGCTGTCGGCTCTCTATCTCTCCcagacagctgctgctgctgctcacgCCGGCAGCCCCGCACAGCCG AGTACTGTGAAGGACAACTCCACTCACTTTGcccacagacagaaaaaaagcaag ATGTCAGAAGCTCAGCAATCATCTAAAGTTGCCATCAAGAAAATGGAAGACGACTTACCTCCCCCTCCCGCCCTTGGCTCAGTCCAGGTCATCGCTCCGGGGAGCCAGGATCTCAACCCACTCCCTGTGCCTCCTCCAAAGCAAGCCTTCTCCAAGTTCTACCAGCAGCGTCAAGTGAACGAGCTAAAGAGGCTCTACAGACACATGCATCCTGAGCTCAGGAAGAACTTGGAAGAAGCTGTGACGGAGGACCTGGCAGAAATGCTTAATACTGAAGATCCCAATGCCCAGGCATCTGTGAACCTGGACAAAGTTCTTCCAGGGGAGGTTCAGTCCATGCGCTGGATTTTTGAGAACTGGGCACTTGACTCCATCGGGGACCATCAAGCCACAAAGAAGCTGGCAGAAGAAGAGATCATTCCCGGTGGGGATGTGAAAAGTACTTCCCTGAAGTTTGAAAGCCAGTCAATCAACGGGGACAATCTGTCAACTTCAGCCAAGGTATCAGAAACAGACCTTGCCAGAGGGGATGTGCATACTGCCCGATGGCTGTTCGAAACGCAGCCACTAGACTCATTAAACAAACTGTATTCGGATGAAACTGAAGTGCAGGAGGCGGTTCTCAAGGAGCCTGTCCAGGGAGGTGATGTGAAAGGTGCCAGACAGCTCTTTGAAGCGCAGTCCCTGGATGCTATAGGACGCTGCTGTTCAGTGGAGGAGAAAAGCATCCTACAACTCAAGTCAGAAATCCAGGAGCTAAAAGGCGATGTTAAAAAGACTGTCAGGCTCTTCCAAACAGAGCCCCTCTGTGCCATCAGAGACAAAACTGGGAACATCCATGAAATCAAGTCTGTCTGCCgagaagaaattcagagcaaTGCAGTCAGAACGGCTCGCTGGCTGTTTGAGACTCAGCCCCTGGATACCATCAACAAGGACACTTCCAAAGTGCAAATAATCCGTGGGATTTCGCTGGAAGAAATTGGAAGGCCAGATGTCAGTGGAGCAAGGTGGATATTTGAAACTCAGCCTCTGGATGCCATCAGAGAAATCACAGTTGAAGAACAGGATTTCAAGGCTTCAACGGATTTTGTCACAGGGGCAGATGTCAGTAAGCAGCGAATGCTCTTTGAGACCCAGACTCTTGACTCTCTGAAAGGAGAAGCATCAGAAAGTGTTGTAGCCAAAGAACAAGTCATTGGAGGTGATGTGAAATCTACACTCTGGCTATTCGAAACCCAGCCAATGGAAACCCTGAAAGACAATTTTGAGGTGGGGCGTTTAAAGAAAGTAGAGCTttcagcagaggagaagggcgatgtgaagcaaagaaaacacGTCTTTGAGACCTGTCCCCTTGGCAGCATCTCCAAGGCATTTGAGGAAGAAATTCCAGCCACCAACATGGAAGAGGTAGTGAAAGGGGATGTGAAGTCTTTCAAGACCCTGTTTGAGACTCTCCCCTTAGACAGCATTAAGCAGGCTGATGCTGAGCCCATCAccaaagaagaggagaagattCCAGCTGGCAACGTCAAAGCCAACCAAATCCTGTTTGAGACAACACCTCTGTATGCCATCAAGGATAGCTTTGGCAATTTCCATGAAGTCACCTCTGTAAGCAGAGAGCAAATCATCAGTGGTGATGTCAAGAACTACAAATGGATGTTTGAAACCAGGCCCCTGGACCAGTTTGATGAAAGCACCAAGAAAGTGGATATAATACGGGGGATCACAAAACAAGAGGTGGTGGCCGGTGATGTCAGAACAGCCAAGTGGCTCTTTGAAACTCAGCCCATGGATGTCATTCATCACCGAGCCATGCAAGGTGAGGAGCATCCCTCGGTGAAGCGGGAGATCTCCCAGCGGGGGGATGTGAAGACCTGCAGGTGGCTTTTTGAGACCCAGCCCATCCACACCCTGTACGAGAAGGCTGaaaagaagcaggaggaggatggtgGTGTGCCCCAAGCTGATGTGAAGTCATACACATGGATGTTTGAGACCCAGCCCCTGGACTCCCTGAAAGGCCAGGAGGAGCAGTATTTACAAATCAGTAAGGCATACAGTCAGGAGGAATTACAGGGAGTTGACGTCAAAACTGTCCGGCACCTATTTGAGACTGAACCCTTGGGTAGCAGTGTTGTCGGTGAAGCTGACCGCAAAAAAAACATGCGGTACTCCAGTCGTGTGGAGATACAGTCTGGGGAAGTGTCCAGAGTGAAGGAGTTCTTTGAAGCTAAGCCCTTGGATACAGCCACCAAACCAACATCCCAGAAGGATGATGGGACAATTGAAGCCGGATCTGTGCACAAGTTCACTTGGCTCTTTGAGAACTACCCCATGGACACCCTGAAGGATAGCTCTGAGGGCATCCAGGAAATCCCTCCAGAGAAGGATATCAAGGGGGGAGATGTTGGAGGCAAAAGGTTTGTATTTGAGACCTATTCCCTTGACCAAATCCATGACATAGTGGATGAGACAGAGCTCCAGAAGATCCAGAAAGACACCATGAGCAAAGCTAATGTCAAGTCCTGCACAATGCTCTTTGAAAGCCAACCCTTATATGCTATCCAGGACAAAGAGGGGGGATACCATGAGGTCACCTCagtgcagaaagaagaaatcatgaaaGGTGATGTGAAAGGTGCCCGGTGGTTGTTTGAAACTAAGCCTCTGGATCAGAtcaagaaggaagaagaggtgtTTGTGATTAGGGCTGTCACCCAAGAGGACATCAAGAAAGGAGATGTCCAGGCTGCCCGGTGGAGGTTTGAGACAGAGCCTCTTGACTCCTTCTCAGGGGGAAAGACGTCTGTGCCCAGAACAGTAGATGATGTGCAGAAGGGAGATGTTCAGTCCAACAAGCAGCTCTTTGAGTCCCAGCAAGTGGGCCAGAAGAAGTACGTGAGGATGGTCAGTGTCAGTGATGTTCAGCGGGGTGATGTGAGGACATCCACTTGGCTTTTTGAAAACCAGCCTGTGGACTCCCTGTACGGGGATGCAGAGAGAGGATCATCTATCAGTACGGTGCAGAGAGAGGACAGCCAGAAAGGGGATGTAAAACGCTGCACCTGGTTGTTTGAAACCCAGCCAATGGACACCCTTAAGGACCCAGAGGCGATGACCAGTGTTGGGGCCCAAGAAGCGATCCCTCGCGCAGATGTGAAAAGTACAACGTGGCTCTTCGAGAGCACACCCTTGGATAAATTGAGTGCTTCTGAAGGTAGTacagaaacagaactgaaagaaaggACCATGAAGGAGACTTTAGAGACACTCTGCACTTGCCAGGCTATTCAGCACGATGGGATCCTCATCGAAGCCAATGATATGGAGAGTGTGAAGATGGTGAAGTACCAGCTCAGCAGCCCAGGTGCTCCAGAGATCCTGAAAGAGGAGATTGTGGGAGGCCATTTGCAAAGGATCATGCTGCAGCTTCTGCATAGAACCAATGTGGAAGCACAGAGTGTGCTGGTGGAGGAGGACAGAGAGGGCAAGATCAAAGTAAGCCCATTGCAGCTACTGGACCAGCGTGAAGCTGTTAAAGGCAAAGAGGACTTCAGCGGAAATGTAGCTAAGGCTTTACAGGGTCTCCTCAGTCAAGACGCTTCCATCAAAAAGGGGATGGTCTTACAAGAGACAAAGTCAGGATCAGTGAAGATGACTCTCTACTCCCTCCTGTTCCATTCTGTCCAGCAGAAAGTTGTCAAGGGGGATGTGAAGTCAACGATAGGGAGCCTGTTGGCTTCTTCTCAGGagcagaaaacaacagcaaccGTTAAGCGTGAGGACAATGAGAAGGGAAATGTCCAGCTTTTTGCGAGCTGCATTGAGAAGGGAGATCTAGACTATCTGAAGAATCTCCAGCAGGAGTCGGAGATACAATCCCTCATCTCTTcccaagcagagcagggaaCAGATGAGAGTGCCCCACAGGTTGTGCAGGGGGCTAAGATACATATCTTAccaaataaagaacaaatagaGAAAGTAATTGCAGAGCCAGGGGCTATGGAGGGAGCAAAAAAGGTATTCGCATGTGAAAGCATGGGCAAAGAGGGTGCATTAGAGAGAGAGGCTGTGTGTGCAGCAGGTGTGACAGGCACAACTGTGCAATGTCTTGGGAAGCCCTTGCCCACAGtgatgggaaaggaagaaattctgtCAGGAGGGCTTAAAGTGACTACAAAGTCAATCCAAAGGGTTGCAGATGTCAGcaagaaggcagagaaagaagaagcCACCACTGCCAGTTTGAACGAACCCAAAGCTATGACACAAGGTAAATTTCCAACCCAAGTGACGGCTCAGAGGGGAGAAGTGGCTGGGAAACAGCAGAGTTTGGTGACTGGGGAAGCCAGCCAGATGCAGCCAGAAGAAAAGGCCCTTGGGAGCGACCTTCAGGCTGCAATGCAAAGCCTGAGGCTagcaacagcagaagcaaaaaacaTTCAACACCACGTCCAGAGCAAGCTACAGAGGAACAGGGAGGAGGTCCACACggcctgcaggcagcaggcagccagcacaCAGGGGACAGTGACCCTTCAGTCAACCGTACGCCAACAAGACTCTTCATCCACCACACAGGAGAGCACCAGCACTGCCATCaggaccaccaccaccactagAGTCCAGGAGGCATCCAAGACCCACACAAGCGTGTCTCAGAAGAGCATAGCATCACACAAAAAGGTCAGTGCTTCAGAGGAAGTACAGGGAGGACAACTATTGAGCCAGGAAAGCCAAGTCATGCCTAGTAGAGATTTTAGCATTAAGGATGGCCTTTATACTGCCACACCCGTGAAAACCTATATAAACCCTTTTGTTGAGTCTGATTACAAAGAGCAATCAGtgcaagaagaaagagatgTTATTATCAGAGGGGATGTACAGACAGCTATCAGAGCACTGCAAAGTGCCGCCACAGAACAGCGCCTGGTAGAAAAGGAGGATGTTGTCCGAGGTAATTTAAAAGCCACACTTCAGTCGCTGGAAAAGTCTAACGTTAATGTCTCCAGAGGGGATTTTAAAGCCGCTATGATATACAGAAATGCAGGGCAGTCCTATTCTgtgtgtaaaaagaaaaatgagactcCAGTCGTTAGTAACCAGACTGCTGTAGTGGCTTCAGGGTCTCAGGCTGATAAtgactttcctcctcctccctcagttGCTGTGATGAAAGCAGAGCATTGCCCACCCTCAACTAAAGCAACAAGAGAAGGTGCCCTTCCACTACCAACCAGCAAAGATGAAGCCCCAGGATGTTCTGCACCACTCCAGACCCCTCTTCTTGCCCTCCCTTCTCTGTCCTGCAAAGCCAGTGATCAGAGTCCTGCAGAGAAGCCCAGGACGcctccaaaaccagaaattactGCCCCACCCCGGAAAAAACCTGTTCCCCCTCCAAAACCTGAGCACCTTTTACACGAGGCACATTCTGCCTCTGCAAATAACAGCACAAGCAGATCAACCAAACCCATCCCTCCACCCATCCCTCCAAAACCTTCAGGCCTGAGGGAGATCAGCAAGCCAAAGCTTCCCCCCACAGAGCTGGGATTAAACTGCGTGGAAGTACGTGAACAATCAGGCCATGGGGAGGTTCAGGCAAAATGCTGCACTTCGGAGACATCTGTGAACAAACCTGTCACAGTTCAGGGTACGAGCCCTGACAGAAAGCTGCCAAAAAAGACTGCCAAAACCCCTCTTCAAATGGCAGAGGAACGGTATAAGGCTAGCAAATTAGGACAAGGAAAGGTGGAACCAGAGAGTGCTAAGACTTCAAAGCCAATAAAAAATGGAGTGGTTAGTTTTGAAGTCGAGCATGGAATGATGAACGGGAAAGCAGTAGCTCCAAGGCGATGCCCAGGTGAGGTGGTTCAGAGGCATATAGAGCTGTGCCAAGATGAGAACGGGTGCTCTTCAGTATCACATCCAACCTGCCCTGGTAGAGCTCAGACACTTCACGTGTCAGGACAGACTGAGCCAAGCACCCCCCCTGTGGGCCACACCACTCCTCCAAAGAGAGGAGATGACATTGCACAAAATGCCTCATCCAAGGTGGAAAGGGAAAGTGTGTCTAATTCTTATGGATCGTGGGACAGTCAGAGAGTCGTGCAGCAGGTGAATGAGAGGAGGCAAATGTGTCATTCAATGTCCTTCCATCAGCAGCCAATGAACTCCTTTGAGGAGCAACAGCAGGGGAGTAGTGGGCAATGTCCTGATGGGAGGGCAGAGACACCTGCCCAGGAGAAGCCAGCAGTTGttatgagagaaaaaaacaagagagaaacagaagatgagCGTCGGAAGAGGCTTTCAGTACACAAAGAGGAGATCATGAAAGGCAATGTCAAGGAGGCTATGGAGATCTTTGAGAACCTCAGGAGACAGGAGGAGCTGCAAGAGATCTTGACTCGAGTGAGGGAGTTTGAGGAGGAGACAAGCAAAGTGGACGTGAAAGCTCTGAAGAGCTTTTTTGAGAAGGTCCCTGACTGGGTTGTTCGTCAGAAGGCCCACCAGGCCAAGCAACAGGACAGGGCTGAGACACTGGCAAAGGGGGACACCGACAGTGTCTCCTCAGTGGACCTGGTTTTTGGGGACCTGGAACGAGCAAGTGCTGAGATTATCCACCTGAAGGAGCAGACACTTGCCCGGCTCCTGGACATCGAGGAGGCCATCAAGAAAGCTCTTTATTCTGTCTCTAGTCTCAAGTCCGAGTCAGACATCGATGGGCTTTCAGGGCTGTTCAAGGAGTCTCTGGGGAACACCCAAAGCTCTGTGAGCAGCAGCAATATCCGTAAAATCAGTATTGTCTCAAGCAAAGCCAAGCAGGAAGGAATCACACTGGAGACAGGGGAAGCAGCATCTGCGGAAGGTACAAAGGTGGCAGAAAAGACCGAGGTAACAAAGGCAGAGCTCGAGGTCCCTCACCTCATTCAATCTCGTGTCAGCTCTCCCTCCTCACCTTCTTACATCTCCATCGAGTCTGCTGCCAGAAAACCAGCAGAATCACCCAGGACAGCACATTCCCCCTGGGACATCCCTTCACCAGACTGTCCTGACACTGCAGGAAAAAGGGATGCTTTTGCGAAGGACAGCTTTAGCTCCTTTAACCATCCATCAGCAGGGTCTACTGGGCATGACATGACCCCCTTTGAGAAGAGACCAGAGCCCGTCCAAACAAAAGTTGGGCTGAGCTCAATGAAACAGCACACCCTTGGCAATGCCAACCATCCGATCAGTGAGAAAGAGAGGTGCCCTTTGGACACCTCCAAAGGCAGCTGCCACTGTGGGATGAAAGGCGGCTTTTCGGACTACTGCTCCCTGAATGTCCCCAGCCCGCAAAATCCACGGAGGCAGAAAAGCATCTTGGAGCTGCAGACAGGGCCCGATGGGTCCAAGCTCTATGGAGCCACCCGGACTGTCATGGAGCAGTACGAGGAAATGGACCAGTTTGGAAACAAAATCATCACTTCGTCCACCACAGTCACCAAGCAATCTGAGACACAAACATCTTCCACATGCAATGTGGCCTCTCATCCCCAATATGAGGTGTCTGCCTCACCTGTGTTTCGGAGGTACTTGAAGAGCCCAGGCGAAGACTTCCACACCAACGGCAGTTTTCAGGAGCCGGGAGTGGTCTTTGTCACCTTTGGCAACTCCAAGCCAAAGAAATAG